AAGCCTTGCTTTCGGTGTCCTTTATGGGGGATGAGATGGAGGATTACCTTGTTATTACAACTGAATATTATTGGCATTGGGACTTAAAAGGGACTGGGTTAAATGTATGGGATTATCGCAAAATGATGGAACGGATGATGAGCTCGGCTGGTTTCGAATATTTTGCTACAGATGATCCTGAAATTACATCACATCCAGCTAACTGCCTAATGGCTCGGGAAGGCAAAAGAGTGCCTCCTGAAACAATGGAAAGATTCGATAGGCTCCGTTTTAGAAATCGCTTCATGTATTAAAACCAACACAAGGGGATGAGTATATGATTGTAGAAGAAATTATGAATGACGAGCCTTATACACTGGCTCCTACAAATACTGTGTTAGAAGCGCTGAAATTAATGCGTGAGAAGAAGGTGCGTCATTTACCTGTTATAGACAATGAACGCCATGTTCTAGGTGTTATTACAGAGCGAGATATTAAAGAAGCACTGCCTTCGCCATTGAAGGATGAACCCAATTCTCCTGTCTTTAGTGCCAAGGTAGAAGATATTATGATAAAAAATCCACTAGTTGGTCATCCTCTTGATTTTGTAGAGGAAGTTGCACTCACTTTTTATGAAACGAAGATCGGTTGTTTACCAATTGTCTCTGGGGGAAAACTTGTCGGTATCGTCACTACAACCGACTTACTCTACACTTATATTGAGTTAACTGGTGCAACTGAACCCGGCTCTAAAATTGAAATACGCGTGTGTGATACACCGGGAGTGTTATTTGAAATTACAAAAATTTTTAATCTACATCATGCAAATGTCCAAAGCGTCTTAGTATATCCTGATTCTGAAAATACACAAAATAAAATTTTAAGCGTCCGAGTAAAAACACTAAACCCACTTGCTATCATTGAGAATCTTCGTAAAGAAGGTTTCGACGTGTTATGGCCTAATCTACCAGGTGTTTCTTTATAATGAAAAAGGCTGTCTTTGTTTATTCGCCAGAGCAACTCGGATATAAATTTTCAGATACACATCCTTTCAATCACAAACGCTTGACGCTAACGATGGATTTACTAAAAAATATAGGGGCGCTCGATGATGTCGATATCGTTCCTGCACGTATTGCAACAGAAGAAGAACTCTTGCTCGCACATGATCCAAAATACATTGAAATTGTAAAAAGTGCAGGGCATGGTAAACTCAGTGAGGCACAATGTGCAAGCTATGGGATAGGCACGGAGGATACACCTATCTTTAAAAATATGCATGAAGCAAGTGCCCAACTTGTAGGTGGCACATTAACTGCTGTCGATTATGTGATGGAAGGAAAAGCCGAACATGCGCTAAATCTGGGCGGTGGGCTACATCATGGTTTCCGTGGGCGCGCATCAGGTTTTTGTATTTATAATGATAGTACTGTAGCTATACGTTATTTACAGGACAAATACAAAGCGCGGGTGCTATATGTTGATACGGATGCCCATCATGGGGATGGCGTACAATGGAGTTTCTATGATGACCCCGATGTTTGTACATTATCAATTCATGAAACAGGTCGCTACTTATTCCCTGGAACAGGTAATATAACTGAACGAGGCAATGGGCAAGGCTATGGAACTTCATTTAACTTTCCAATCGATGCATTTACCGAGGATGATAGTTTCTTAGACATCTATGAACAGGCAATGCGCGAAGTCTTTGAATTTTTCAAACCCGATGTTGTATTAACGCAAAATGGTGCAGATGCACATTATTTTGACCCATTAACACATTTATACGGTACAATGAATATTTATAAGGAGATTCCTAAGTTAGCGCACAAGCTAGCGCACGAATATTGTGATGGCAAATGGATTGCGGTTGG
This DNA window, taken from Lysinibacillus sp. FSL M8-0337, encodes the following:
- a CDS encoding acetoin utilization AcuB family protein; translation: MIVEEIMNDEPYTLAPTNTVLEALKLMREKKVRHLPVIDNERHVLGVITERDIKEALPSPLKDEPNSPVFSAKVEDIMIKNPLVGHPLDFVEEVALTFYETKIGCLPIVSGGKLVGIVTTTDLLYTYIELTGATEPGSKIEIRVCDTPGVLFEITKIFNLHHANVQSVLVYPDSENTQNKILSVRVKTLNPLAIIENLRKEGFDVLWPNLPGVSL
- a CDS encoding acetoin utilization protein AcuC is translated as MKKAVFVYSPEQLGYKFSDTHPFNHKRLTLTMDLLKNIGALDDVDIVPARIATEEELLLAHDPKYIEIVKSAGHGKLSEAQCASYGIGTEDTPIFKNMHEASAQLVGGTLTAVDYVMEGKAEHALNLGGGLHHGFRGRASGFCIYNDSTVAIRYLQDKYKARVLYVDTDAHHGDGVQWSFYDDPDVCTLSIHETGRYLFPGTGNITERGNGQGYGTSFNFPIDAFTEDDSFLDIYEQAMREVFEFFKPDVVLTQNGADAHYFDPLTHLYGTMNIYKEIPKLAHKLAHEYCDGKWIAVGGGGYDIWRVVPRAWSMLWLEMTNQEIPTGPLPQAWLERWQPEAPVPFIPTWEDPNPLYEPIPRKAEIEEKNAQMLEKALHIIRTEKRS